A genomic segment from Paenibacillus sp. FSL K6-1096 encodes:
- a CDS encoding M56 family metallopeptidase: MLYGWFAGIAEQTLAASMVILAVLFIQYALRRFISARVRYLLWLLVIARLLLPAVPDSPFSMFHIVGSGGPFLTSVMDKVPDPGGSTGEDQEHPPGEGAKTTYPANNKVLNDAGQTGPIEQIDEPAAVNRTSVQAAGYPLWMKIGTVIWLLGTMLMLLNGLLYIRRMRRERRRLRRVNTPEVLKVVLATRRQFGIRRAVPVYTGGSANNPYLSGLMRPWIFVPEQALQELDASRLRHILAHELAHYKRRDMLWNLLGSLAATIHWFNPLIWLMIRRMKIDREVACDAYVLEVLGEEEAIDYGLTLVEFLKHLSRVRERRGHLYFSNPHQRQQIRRRISMIQSFRKGSYRISASAVILVALLSIVTLTGASGKPGDSPDKATKANPAGTLTESVPGEERAEPAMEQGAAVVPLVNMAVQQTEYVNRHHLLKPMNVEIAEAGYQVTVTGFMADKNQLTLFYTARVDGGRSLASDDPRFVECIITDGVTGKVINGRSHPMTITSSPQKNVTLALARLQFDSPLTDLPPKIKAEFRLRSHAGDESKVQVSPVLQTTFDVEAQDWRQEMQTLTPQDTLEAGGHKVRVKLQLTPLTTIATFYSDEPVFKNQEFLQAFHEKYGSPSQWWSKSGAGDYTKQSGNISIAYTDYEMKMVTESYFSLDEPQSLRLDFTKRPAGNAGLQKREPVYELAFDLTGQK; the protein is encoded by the coding sequence ATGCTCTACGGATGGTTTGCCGGTATAGCAGAACAGACACTGGCGGCAAGCATGGTGATTCTGGCTGTGCTGTTCATCCAATATGCGCTGCGGAGGTTCATCAGCGCCCGGGTGCGTTATCTCCTGTGGCTGCTGGTCATCGCCCGGCTGCTGTTGCCTGCCGTGCCGGACAGCCCGTTCAGTATGTTCCATATTGTCGGCTCTGGCGGACCATTCCTGACATCCGTGATGGACAAGGTTCCAGACCCTGGAGGCTCTACGGGTGAAGATCAGGAGCATCCGCCAGGGGAGGGAGCTAAGACTACATATCCGGCTAATAACAAAGTCCTGAATGATGCGGGGCAGACAGGTCCAATCGAACAGATCGATGAACCAGCAGCCGTTAACCGCACTTCTGTGCAAGCCGCAGGCTATCCGCTCTGGATGAAGATTGGCACCGTGATCTGGTTGCTGGGGACTATGCTTATGCTGCTCAATGGACTGCTGTACATCCGGCGGATGCGCCGCGAGCGGAGACGGCTTAGAAGGGTGAATACCCCGGAAGTTCTTAAGGTGGTTCTTGCCACCAGACGCCAGTTTGGAATAAGGAGAGCGGTACCTGTCTATACCGGCGGTTCGGCTAACAATCCATATCTGTCGGGACTAATGCGTCCATGGATCTTCGTTCCGGAGCAAGCTCTGCAGGAGCTGGATGCTTCCCGGCTGCGGCATATCCTCGCGCATGAGCTTGCCCATTACAAGCGGCGGGATATGCTGTGGAACCTGCTGGGGAGCTTAGCGGCAACGATACATTGGTTCAATCCCCTGATCTGGCTGATGATTCGGCGGATGAAAATTGACCGTGAAGTGGCCTGCGATGCCTATGTACTGGAGGTATTGGGAGAAGAGGAGGCCATCGATTACGGGCTTACGCTGGTAGAGTTCCTGAAACATCTCTCACGGGTCCGGGAGCGGAGGGGACATCTCTATTTCTCTAATCCGCATCAGCGGCAACAGATCCGGAGAAGAATCAGCATGATTCAATCTTTCCGCAAAGGCTCCTACCGCATCTCTGCATCAGCCGTAATTCTGGTCGCCCTGCTTAGCATCGTGACGCTTACTGGGGCATCCGGGAAGCCCGGGGACTCTCCTGACAAGGCTACCAAGGCTAATCCTGCTGGCACGCTTACCGAAAGTGTTCCTGGAGAAGAACGTGCAGAACCGGCAATGGAACAAGGGGCGGCCGTGGTGCCTCTAGTAAACATGGCTGTACAACAGACGGAATATGTGAACCGGCATCATCTGCTGAAGCCGATGAATGTAGAGATTGCTGAAGCCGGCTATCAGGTCACCGTGACGGGCTTCATGGCAGATAAGAATCAGTTGACTCTCTTCTATACTGCAAGAGTGGACGGCGGGAGGTCACTCGCATCTGACGATCCACGTTTCGTAGAATGCATTATTACGGATGGGGTGACGGGTAAGGTGATTAATGGCCGAAGCCACCCCATGACCATTACCAGCAGTCCGCAGAAGAATGTTACCCTTGCATTAGCCAGACTTCAGTTCGATTCGCCACTTACAGATCTGCCCCCTAAGATCAAGGCAGAATTCCGGCTGCGTTCACATGCGGGTGATGAGTCTAAGGTGCAGGTATCTCCGGTGCTCCAGACCACTTTTGACGTGGAGGCCCAGGATTGGAGGCAAGAGATGCAGACGCTCACACCGCAGGATACACTTGAGGCAGGCGGACACAAGGTTAGAGTGAAGCTGCAATTGACACCGCTCACAACGATAGCCACTTTTTATTCAGATGAGCCTGTCTTTAAGAATCAGGAGTTCTTACAAGCCTTCCATGAGAAGTACGGCTCCCCCTCACAGTGGTGGAGCAAGAGCGGAGCGGGAGATTATACGAAGCAGTCAGGGAATATATCCATTGCGTATACAGATTATGAGATGAAGATGGTTACGGAAAGCTATTTCTCATTGGATGAGCCACAGTCGCTGCGGCTGGATTTCACGAAGAGGCCCGCAGGCAATGCAGGCTTGCAGAAGCGCGAGCCGGTGTATGAGCTGGCTTTTGACCTGACTGGACAGAAATGA
- a CDS encoding DUF4179 domain-containing protein, whose product MIRMKRNESKLQGAQTQCPAADQRRSSRPKLSAAIVAVMTTAALVLSPFAVTGQALAAPAAAAKPQAALAPFVNPKLQNYKQVEYAIKHNLVQPLNTVVKKDGYQLTVNGFIADKYELIILFTAQADSKLAFTSQAPQGHEMQLTDVITGKVISGKKMNDAAVQGVSPAKQNHVMHGIAKIPLSSPLTTPPQKVAAEFRLTSLTGNELKQLEAMEAQMMAEAKKAYQANPKDKTSKTSPELLKKYNALKAKVKKSPPLKAVFEIDPKAWEQESLTLTPEETVDIAGHQIKVNMELTPFTTITTLSSDEVLFTDKEFNEKFKKDYSLSLLVMSGNGEYKPQEGISSYTYSDHKLTIVSENYFLLDKPQSLRLDFKNLKENKVTQQMIIDLTNP is encoded by the coding sequence ATGATTAGAATGAAACGGAATGAATCGAAGCTACAAGGTGCACAGACGCAATGCCCGGCAGCAGATCAGCGGCGGTCCTCCAGACCCAAGCTGTCAGCCGCTATTGTCGCAGTCATGACAACCGCAGCACTGGTGCTGAGTCCTTTTGCCGTGACGGGTCAGGCGTTGGCCGCTCCGGCGGCCGCCGCGAAGCCGCAGGCAGCGCTGGCCCCTTTTGTGAACCCGAAGCTTCAGAATTATAAGCAGGTCGAATATGCGATCAAGCATAATTTGGTCCAGCCCTTGAATACAGTTGTCAAAAAAGACGGCTACCAGCTGACGGTTAACGGTTTTATCGCCGACAAATATGAACTGATTATTCTTTTTACCGCCCAGGCTGACAGCAAGCTGGCATTCACATCGCAGGCGCCACAAGGTCATGAAATGCAATTGACGGATGTCATTACGGGGAAGGTCATCAGCGGCAAGAAAATGAATGATGCTGCAGTTCAAGGCGTAAGCCCGGCTAAGCAAAATCATGTCATGCATGGAATTGCGAAAATTCCGTTAAGCAGTCCATTGACCACGCCGCCCCAAAAAGTAGCTGCTGAGTTTCGGCTAACATCGTTAACTGGCAATGAGCTGAAACAGTTAGAAGCGATGGAAGCGCAGATGATGGCAGAGGCTAAAAAAGCCTATCAGGCTAATCCCAAGGACAAAACCTCCAAAACCAGTCCTGAGCTGCTGAAGAAGTATAACGCGTTGAAGGCCAAAGTGAAGAAGAGTCCGCCGCTGAAGGCAGTCTTCGAGATCGATCCTAAGGCTTGGGAGCAGGAATCTCTTACCCTGACGCCGGAAGAGACGGTGGATATAGCTGGACATCAGATTAAGGTGAACATGGAACTGACACCATTCACAACAATCACGACGCTATCCTCAGATGAGGTTTTGTTTACAGACAAGGAATTTAATGAGAAATTTAAAAAGGATTACTCCCTATCCCTATTGGTGATGAGCGGGAACGGGGAGTACAAACCGCAAGAGGGTATTTCTTCTTATACATATTCAGATCATAAGCTGACCATTGTATCGGAAAACTACTTCCTGCTGGACAAACCGCAATCGCTTCGCCTGGACTTCAAGAACCTGAAGGAGAATAAGGTTACGCAGCAGATGATCATTGATTTGACTAACCCATAA
- a CDS encoding NADH:flavin oxidoreductase, which yields MSVFKSTYETNVFGVFSVTKTMLPLLRNSSAGRIVNLSNALGSLTLNSDCTHVQRNGIGTTNEFSAYDDSYIPSLKKLADAIKSGGAPAILQIFHAGDKAAAALIPDGDVVSPSGVYDRVSADAPSPRELSDQEIMEIIHAFGETTRRAIEAGFDGIELHGAHGFLLQSFLSPYFNRRQDRWGGNLENRLRLPLAVVHEVKQTIDKQANRPFILGYRISPEEHQEDALRVEDTYAMIDRLIEENVDYVHFSLMDAHAANPRYGNKDNKTFLELFVDYIHGQIPIIAAGSLESPEDDSLAIHKGISMAAIGRALIMDPDWVQKVSEGREAEIQTVMKAAELDKLAIPQKLWQFILSSGSFFKVEN from the coding sequence TTGTCTGTTTTCAAGAGTACCTATGAGACAAACGTTTTCGGTGTATTTTCTGTCACTAAAACAATGCTTCCACTTCTCAGAAATTCTTCTGCCGGAAGAATCGTTAATCTGTCCAACGCATTAGGTTCCTTAACCTTGAATTCAGACTGTACACATGTCCAACGAAACGGGATTGGCACTACGAATGAATTTTCAGCCTACGATGACTCCTATATTCCTAGTTTGAAAAAACTGGCCGATGCAATTAAAAGCGGAGGCGCTCCTGCTATTCTGCAAATTTTTCATGCTGGAGATAAGGCAGCTGCAGCTTTAATCCCAGATGGGGATGTAGTTAGCCCAAGTGGCGTTTACGATAGGGTGTCTGCAGATGCGCCATCGCCTAGAGAACTTTCAGATCAAGAAATCATGGAGATTATTCATGCATTCGGAGAAACAACCAGGCGTGCTATTGAGGCTGGTTTTGATGGCATTGAATTGCATGGAGCTCATGGCTTCTTGCTGCAAAGCTTTTTATCTCCGTATTTTAACAGACGTCAAGATCGTTGGGGCGGTAATTTAGAGAATCGCCTTCGTTTGCCCTTAGCAGTTGTGCACGAAGTAAAACAAACAATTGATAAGCAGGCAAATAGACCTTTCATCCTAGGGTACCGTATTTCTCCTGAAGAACATCAAGAAGATGCACTTAGAGTGGAGGATACTTACGCAATGATTGACAGGCTCATTGAAGAAAATGTCGACTATGTTCATTTTTCTTTAATGGATGCCCATGCTGCAAATCCAAGATATGGAAACAAGGATAACAAGACGTTTCTAGAATTATTTGTCGACTATATTCATGGTCAAATCCCAATCATTGCAGCAGGATCATTGGAAAGTCCAGAGGATGATTCTCTTGCCATACATAAAGGAATATCCATGGCTGCAATTGGACGAGCATTAATTATGGACCCCGATTGGGTTCAAAAAGTTTCTGAAGGTCGTGAAGCGGAAATTCAAACCGTTATGAAGGCAGCTGAACTTGATAAGCTAGCGATACCTCAGAAACTATGGCAATTCATCTTATCATCAGGTTCCTTTTTTAAAGTTGAAAATTAA
- a CDS encoding CD3324 family protein — protein MKYENGSDILPEELLREVQKYASGKLIYIPAGEEKKAWGAASGYREQLQRRNRMIRNKYAHGRTVSELADEYCLSLDSIKKILYSKKQADYAAYAPTIESAVEYANGGILEEWMYCYWQLSKNASVHTENSIADRIYFGVVKFPLRLIQRDEFDTGNSHVNVTEDHSALQPLIIEYHQGKFYCTEQKEILAGLIQCKVNSYPTIIVLREVTDYKRFTNHFGTVLFFVK, from the coding sequence ATGAAATATGAGAATGGCAGCGACATCCTTCCAGAGGAACTATTGAGAGAAGTTCAAAAGTACGCCTCAGGTAAGCTTATTTACATCCCCGCTGGAGAGGAAAAGAAAGCTTGGGGTGCAGCCTCCGGTTACCGGGAGCAGTTACAGAGAAGAAATCGTATGATTCGCAACAAGTACGCCCATGGACGTACCGTGTCGGAGCTTGCTGACGAGTACTGCTTGTCTTTGGATTCAATTAAAAAAATCCTATACTCGAAGAAACAGGCTGACTACGCAGCATATGCACCGACTATTGAGTCAGCCGTGGAATATGCGAACGGCGGGATACTTGAAGAGTGGATGTACTGCTACTGGCAGCTTTCCAAAAACGCATCTGTCCATACGGAAAATTCCATTGCAGACCGAATCTATTTTGGGGTCGTCAAGTTTCCCTTGCGTCTTATTCAAAGGGATGAATTCGATACCGGTAACTCCCATGTGAATGTAACCGAAGATCATTCCGCTCTACAGCCTCTTATCATTGAGTATCATCAAGGGAAGTTTTACTGTACTGAACAGAAGGAGATATTGGCGGGACTGATCCAATGCAAGGTTAATTCGTACCCGACCATTATCGTGTTGCGGGAGGTTACGGATTATAAGAGGTTTACGAATCATTTTGGAACGGTATTATTTTTCGTCAAATAA
- a CDS encoding M56 family metallopeptidase, with product MSMLYGWFAGIAEQTLAASVVILAVLFIQYVLRKFISARVRYLLWLLVIARLLLPAVPDSPFSMFHIVGSGEHFLTSVLDKLPGTGESAGENQEHTPGEGAKTTYPANNKVLNDAGQTVPIEQIDEPAAVNRTSVQAAGYPIWMKIGTVIWLLGAVFMLLNGLLYIRRMQRERRRLRRVSAPEILKVVLATRRQFGIRRAVPLYTGGSANNPYMSGLMRPWIFVPEQALQELDASRLRHILAHELAHYKRRDMLWNLLGSLAATIHWFNPLIWLAIRRMKIDREVACDAYVLEVLGEEEAIDYGLTLVEFLKRLSRVRERRGHLYFSNPQQRQQIRRRISMIQSFRKGSYRISASAVILVALFSIVTLTGASREPDDSVAKGTKVNPVAMRTEAVPGEKRAEPASEQGEAKESLLDMDVQQTEYVTRHHLFKPMNVKVAKDGYQVTVKGFMADRNQLFIFYTASVDDGRSLFFDKSSHSIEWIIRDAVNGKVINGQTDPRSTVSRPEKNMESTTARIQFNPPLMNPSSKIKVQFRLRSVAASGAKAKDSPILQATFDVGASYWKQEEHTIQSKETLDVDGHKLRVKLQLTPLTTIVTFYSDEPVFKNTEFKKAFNEKYGSPMLWWSKTETGDYTHQTRSTSITYTDYEMKMLAETYFLMDKPQALRLDFVKEPPVLRGSVEPESSYQMNFDITGQIES from the coding sequence ATGAGTATGCTCTACGGGTGGTTTGCCGGGATCGCAGAACAGACACTGGCGGCAAGCGTGGTCATTCTGGCGGTGCTGTTTATCCAATATGTTCTGCGGAAATTCATCAGCGCCCGGGTGCGTTATCTCCTGTGGCTGCTTGTTATCGCCCGGCTGTTGTTGCCTGCCGTGCCGGACAGTCCGTTCAGTATGTTCCATATTGTCGGCTCTGGCGAGCATTTCCTGACCTCTGTCCTGGATAAGCTTCCCGGCACTGGAGAATCTGCGGGTGAAAATCAGGAGCATACGCCTGGGGAGGGAGCTAAGACTACATATCCGGCCAATAACAAAGTCCTGAATGATGCGGGGCAGACAGTTCCAATCGAACAGATCGATGAACCCGCAGCCGTAAACCGCACTTCTGTGCAAGCCGCAGGCTATCCGATCTGGATGAAGATCGGCACCGTGATCTGGTTACTGGGCGCTGTGTTTATGCTGCTGAATGGACTCCTGTACATTCGGCGGATGCAGCGTGAGCGCAGACGGCTTAGACGGGTGAGTGCCCCGGAGATTCTTAAGGTGGTTCTTGCCACCAGACGCCAGTTTGGAATAAGGAGAGCGGTACCTCTCTATACCGGCGGTTCGGCTAACAACCCGTATATGTCGGGACTAATGCGTCCATGGATCTTTGTCCCGGAGCAAGCACTGCAGGAGCTGGATGCTTCCCGGCTGCGGCACATCCTCGCGCATGAGCTCGCCCATTACAAGCGGCGGGATATGCTGTGGAACCTGCTGGGGAGCTTAGCGGCAACGATACATTGGTTCAATCCCCTGATCTGGCTGGCAATCCGGCGGATGAAGATTGATAGGGAGGTCGCTTGTGACGCTTATGTATTGGAGGTACTGGGAGAAGAGGAGGCCATCGATTACGGGCTGACGCTGGTGGAATTCCTGAAGCGCCTCTCACGAGTCCGGGAGCGGAGAGGGCATCTCTATTTCTCTAACCCGCAGCAGCGGCAACAGATCCGGAGAAGGATCAGCATGATTCAATCCTTCCGCAAAGGCTCCTACCGCATCTCTGCATCAGCCGTAATTCTGGTCGCGCTGTTCAGCATCGTGACACTAACGGGTGCCTCTAGGGAGCCTGATGACTCTGTTGCCAAAGGTACTAAGGTCAACCCTGTTGCTATGCGTACTGAAGCTGTCCCGGGAGAGAAACGTGCAGAACCGGCATCGGAGCAAGGGGAGGCCAAGGAGTCACTATTGGACATGGATGTGCAACAGACGGAGTATGTGACCCGCCATCATCTGTTTAAACCAATGAATGTAAAGGTTGCTAAAGACGGTTACCAGGTCACGGTGAAGGGCTTCATGGCAGACAGAAATCAATTGTTTATCTTCTATACTGCGAGCGTGGATGACGGCAGGTCACTATTCTTCGATAAATCTTCCCATTCTATAGAATGGATCATTAGGGATGCTGTGAATGGCAAGGTGATTAATGGGCAGACTGACCCGCGGAGCACCGTTAGCCGCCCGGAGAAGAATATGGAATCTACGACTGCCAGAATTCAGTTCAATCCGCCTTTGATGAACCCTTCCTCCAAGATCAAGGTTCAATTCCGGTTGCGCTCAGTGGCAGCAAGTGGAGCCAAGGCAAAGGATTCTCCGATACTTCAGGCCACCTTCGATGTGGGGGCAAGTTACTGGAAGCAAGAGGAACACACGATCCAATCGAAGGAAACGCTTGATGTAGACGGACACAAGCTCAGAGTGAAATTACAATTGACACCGCTCACAACGATAGTCACTTTTTATTCTGATGAACCGGTTTTTAAAAACACTGAATTCAAAAAAGCTTTCAATGAGAAGTATGGTTCTCCAATGCTGTGGTGGAGCAAGACAGAAACGGGAGACTATACGCATCAAACACGCAGTACCTCTATTACGTATACAGATTATGAGATGAAGATGCTTGCAGAGACCTATTTCTTGATGGATAAACCGCAAGCTCTGCGGCTGGATTTCGTCAAGGAGCCACCGGTACTGAGGGGATCGGTAGAGCCTGAGAGTTCATATCAAATGAATTTTGATATAACCGGGCAGATTGAGAGCTGA
- a CDS encoding BlaI/MecI/CopY family transcriptional regulator: protein MSTTPKISEAEWEIMKIIWEHHPLTSEQMTRLLPASVEWSEQTVRTFVTRLLKKKAIGYEKSGRSYLYYPLVSEHECVRAESRSFLQRVFGGATQLMVTSFLEDVELSKQEIEQLEQLLREKKSHGAGGCSGKQE from the coding sequence ATGAGTACTACGCCGAAGATTTCCGAAGCTGAATGGGAGATTATGAAGATTATCTGGGAGCATCATCCGCTCACCTCTGAACAAATGACCCGGCTCCTGCCGGCATCTGTGGAATGGAGCGAGCAGACGGTACGGACCTTCGTTACCCGGCTGCTTAAGAAGAAAGCGATAGGATATGAAAAATCTGGCCGGAGTTATCTCTACTACCCGCTGGTGTCAGAGCATGAGTGCGTCCGGGCCGAGAGCCGCTCCTTCCTGCAGCGTGTATTTGGCGGAGCCACCCAGTTGATGGTGACGAGCTTCCTGGAGGATGTCGAGCTGTCGAAGCAGGAGATTGAACAATTGGAACAGCTGCTCCGGGAGAAGAAGTCGCACGGCGCCGGCGGCTGCTCAGGTAAACAGGAATGA
- a CDS encoding DUF4179 domain-containing protein — protein sequence MSRTKRKVRETHQAQQQCPATGRRKSSRTNLSTAIVAAMTAAALVLSPFAVTGQALTASAAAANQAAALAPFEKLEIQNKEQIQYAIKHNLVQPLNTVVKKDGYQLALKGFIADKYSMIILYTAQTDSKRAFTSVGPQSHDLQLKDAVTGKVISGRKMNDAIVLGVSPAKQSNIMHGAAVIRLTTPLPTAPKKVAGEFVLTSLSGSELKQLEAVQAQMLEETRKAFAANPKTTSFKTSPALLKKYDALKGKIKKSPPLKVAFEINPKVWEQESQMLSPEETLDVAGHKIKMNLELTPFTTIITLSSDEQGLFKDKEFLKTFNADYYPALMVDSGNGKYTLHQGRTANSYTDNGMKIMMESYFQLNQPKSICIDFKNVIKKTVTQQVIIDLSN from the coding sequence ATGAGTAGAACGAAGAGGAAAGTAAGGGAGACCCATCAGGCACAGCAGCAATGCCCGGCAACAGGTAGACGGAAGTCCTCCAGAACCAACCTGTCAACTGCCATCGTCGCAGCCATGACAGCCGCAGCGCTTGTGCTGAGTCCTTTTGCTGTTACTGGTCAAGCTCTAACCGCTTCGGCAGCAGCGGCGAATCAGGCGGCAGCACTGGCCCCCTTTGAGAAGCTGGAGATTCAGAATAAAGAGCAGATCCAATACGCCATCAAGCATAATCTGGTGCAGCCCCTGAATACAGTCGTCAAAAAAGACGGCTACCAGCTGGCATTGAAAGGCTTCATCGCTGACAAATATAGTATGATCATTCTTTATACAGCGCAAACCGATAGCAAACGGGCATTTACAAGTGTGGGTCCGCAATCCCATGACCTGCAATTGAAAGACGCCGTCACCGGGAAGGTGATCAGCGGCAGGAAGATGAATGATGCGATCGTTCTGGGTGTAAGTCCGGCTAAGCAAAGTAACATCATGCACGGAGCGGCTGTCATCCGTCTAACGACCCCGTTACCCACGGCTCCCAAAAAGGTAGCTGGCGAGTTTGTGCTAACCTCTCTATCGGGCAGTGAACTGAAACAGCTAGAGGCGGTGCAGGCGCAGATGCTTGAGGAGACCCGGAAGGCTTTTGCGGCTAATCCTAAGACCACAAGCTTCAAAACCAGTCCAGCGCTGCTGAAGAAATATGATGCGCTGAAGGGCAAGATCAAGAAGAGTCCGCCATTGAAGGTGGCCTTTGAGATCAACCCTAAGGTCTGGGAGCAGGAGAGCCAGATGCTGTCGCCGGAAGAAACGCTTGATGTGGCAGGGCATAAGATTAAGATGAACTTGGAGTTGACACCATTCACTACAATCATAACGTTATCTTCCGATGAGCAGGGCTTGTTTAAAGACAAAGAATTTCTGAAGACATTCAATGCGGACTATTATCCAGCCCTCATGGTGGATAGCGGAAACGGCAAATATACATTACATCAAGGAAGAACTGCAAATTCCTATACGGATAATGGGATGAAGATCATGATGGAAAGCTATTTCCAATTGAATCAGCCCAAATCGATTTGTATAGACTTCAAGAATGTGATCAAGAAGACAGTTACGCAGCAGGTGATTATTGATTTGTCGAACTAA
- the rlmH gene encoding 23S rRNA (pseudouridine(1915)-N(3))-methyltransferase RlmH, whose translation MLIQLISVGKLKEKYLTLGIAEYAKRLTPYLKFQMIEVADEKAPDNLSDAEVVQVKQREGERILAQIKSEAHVIALAIDGKLWSSEELAAEIDRLGTYGTSHVVFVIGGSHGLSDEVMRRAQQRMSFGRMTLPHQLMRLVLVEQVYRAVKINRGEPYHK comes from the coding sequence ATGTTAATTCAACTGATAAGCGTAGGCAAATTGAAGGAAAAGTATCTGACGCTCGGCATCGCGGAATATGCAAAACGGCTCACGCCTTACCTCAAGTTCCAGATGATTGAGGTGGCGGATGAGAAGGCCCCTGACAACCTCAGCGACGCAGAGGTTGTTCAGGTGAAGCAGCGCGAGGGGGAGCGAATCCTCGCGCAGATTAAGAGCGAGGCGCATGTCATTGCGCTCGCGATCGACGGCAAGCTCTGGAGCTCCGAGGAGCTTGCCGCCGAAATCGACCGGCTCGGCACCTACGGGACGAGCCACGTCGTGTTCGTCATCGGAGGCAGCCATGGCCTCTCCGATGAGGTGATGCGCCGCGCCCAGCAGCGCATGAGCTTCGGCCGCATGACGCTGCCCCATCAGCTCATGCGGCTGGTGCTGGTGGAGCAGGTTTACCGGGCGGTGAAGATTAATCGGGGGGAACCGTATCATAAGTAG
- a CDS encoding TetR/AcrR family transcriptional regulator, whose product MKNNNTGDRIEGMEPRQQTTRNMRADAQRNINALLQSAMTVFETSGVDAPVREIADKAGVGVGTVYRHFPQRSDLIEAVFRQEIDACAHAAGDLAARYKPIEALERWMLHYLEFIATKRGLAAALHSDDPANETLTICFVKELSPALKTLIDTATIAGEIRADEVTPDELLWAMASLCTAVKNGDIEHAKNIVHLLINGLRYRAGS is encoded by the coding sequence ATGAAAAATAACAATACGGGAGATCGCATCGAAGGAATGGAACCTCGTCAGCAGACAACTCGAAACATGCGTGCCGATGCGCAGCGTAACATTAATGCGTTACTTCAATCAGCAATGACAGTATTCGAAACTTCGGGCGTTGACGCTCCAGTTCGAGAGATTGCGGATAAGGCTGGTGTCGGAGTTGGAACTGTTTACCGCCACTTTCCACAACGATCAGACTTAATTGAAGCTGTTTTTCGTCAAGAAATTGATGCTTGTGCACATGCTGCCGGAGACTTAGCGGCTAGATATAAACCTATCGAGGCACTCGAGCGATGGATGTTGCATTATTTGGAGTTCATAGCGACTAAGCGAGGGCTAGCTGCAGCACTACATTCTGACGATCCGGCAAATGAAACCTTAACGATCTGCTTTGTAAAGGAATTAAGTCCGGCTTTAAAAACGTTGATTGATACAGCAACAATTGCAGGTGAAATACGTGCCGACGAGGTTACACCGGATGAATTGTTGTGGGCAATGGCAAGCCTCTGTACTGCAGTAAAAAACGGTGATATAGAGCATGCGAAGAATATTGTTCATCTTCTCATAAATGGGTTGCGTTACCGTGCGGGGAGTTAA
- a CDS encoding chlorophyllase encodes MKTNVSAPSTIISVKSIALESPERGEDLLVKISAPTTGDNLPIILFAHGNGSSLDGYAPLTDYWASHGFVVIQPTFLDSRTVNLAHDDPRKPRIWRFRVDDMKRILDQLDLIEAAVPGLSGRTDRSRIAAAGHSFGGQTAGNLLGLRVLNPETKKEEDLSDSRIKAGVLFATAGLGGDSLTPFAAEHLPHLNVSFTHLTTRTLVIVGDQDDLPQKYQLTVRGPDWMYDPYLLSPGAESLLTLFGAEHLLGGISGYEVKETTDENPARVALIQRVTSAYLRHALDIEHDSWLAVQKSLSEDVNPIGRIESK; translated from the coding sequence ATGAAAACCAATGTTAGTGCACCCTCTACCATCATTTCTGTGAAGTCGATAGCTCTAGAATCCCCAGAACGTGGTGAGGATTTGTTAGTTAAAATATCTGCTCCAACCACTGGTGACAATTTGCCAATCATTCTATTTGCACACGGTAATGGATCGTCGCTTGACGGTTATGCACCTTTAACCGATTACTGGGCTTCACACGGGTTCGTGGTCATTCAACCTACGTTCCTTGATTCGAGAACTGTGAACCTTGCTCATGACGATCCTCGTAAGCCACGAATTTGGCGTTTTCGAGTCGATGACATGAAGCGAATTCTCGATCAGTTAGATCTTATTGAAGCTGCTGTGCCAGGCCTCAGCGGACGTACTGACCGAAGCCGCATAGCTGCAGCCGGACACTCTTTTGGCGGTCAGACAGCGGGCAATCTTTTGGGCTTGAGAGTTCTAAATCCAGAAACCAAAAAAGAAGAAGACCTGTCTGACTCACGCATTAAAGCAGGCGTACTGTTCGCCACCGCTGGGTTAGGTGGAGATAGCCTGACACCATTCGCCGCCGAGCATTTGCCGCACCTTAACGTAAGTTTCACGCACTTGACCACGCGCACCCTTGTTATTGTTGGTGACCAGGACGACCTCCCGCAAAAGTATCAGTTAACCGTCCGTGGCCCAGACTGGATGTACGACCCTTACCTCCTTAGCCCAGGAGCCGAGAGTCTGCTCACCCTCTTTGGTGCAGAACACTTACTTGGCGGAATCTCTGGTTACGAGGTTAAGGAGACAACTGATGAAAATCCAGCGCGTGTTGCCTTGATTCAGAGAGTAACGTCAGCTTATCTTCGACATGCACTTGATATTGAACATGACAGCTGGTTGGCAGTTCAAAAGTCTCTATCAGAAGATGTAAATCCAATTGGTAGAATTGAATCCAAATAA